A single Klebsiella variicola DNA region contains:
- a CDS encoding class II glutamine amidotransferase, which translates to MCELLGMSANVPTDICFSFTGLVQRGGGTGPHKDGWGITFYEGKGCRTFKDPQPSFQSPIAKLVQDYPIKSCSVVAHIRQANRGMVALENTHPFTRELWGRNWTYAHNGQLKGYKSLKTGNFHPVGETDSEKAFCWLLHRLTERYPRTPGNMLGVFKYIATLAGELREKGVFNMLLSDGRYVMAFCSTNLHWITRRAPFGVAKLLDQDVEIDFQRETTPNDVVTVIATQPLTANETWHKIMPGEWALFCLGERVV; encoded by the coding sequence ATGTGCGAACTGCTCGGGATGAGCGCCAATGTGCCAACAGATATCTGTTTTAGCTTTACCGGGCTGGTGCAGCGCGGGGGCGGGACGGGGCCGCATAAAGACGGCTGGGGCATCACCTTCTATGAAGGCAAAGGCTGTCGCACATTCAAAGATCCGCAGCCGAGCTTTCAGTCGCCGATCGCGAAACTGGTCCAGGATTACCCGATTAAGTCCTGTTCCGTCGTCGCCCATATCCGTCAGGCCAATCGCGGGATGGTGGCCCTGGAGAACACCCATCCCTTCACCCGCGAACTGTGGGGGCGCAACTGGACCTATGCGCACAATGGGCAGCTCAAAGGCTATAAATCGCTGAAAACCGGTAATTTCCATCCGGTAGGTGAAACCGACAGTGAAAAAGCGTTTTGCTGGCTGCTGCACCGTTTAACCGAGCGCTATCCGCGCACGCCGGGCAATATGCTGGGCGTTTTCAAGTATATCGCCACCCTGGCGGGTGAACTGCGTGAGAAAGGGGTGTTCAACATGCTGCTGTCGGACGGGCGCTACGTGATGGCGTTCTGCTCGACCAATCTGCACTGGATCACCCGGCGGGCGCCGTTTGGCGTGGCAAAACTGCTGGACCAGGATGTGGAGATCGACTTTCAACGCGAGACCACACCCAACGATGTGGTCACGGTTATCGCCACGCAGCCGCTGACGGCCAATGAAACCTGGCACAAGATCATGCCAGGCGAGTGGGCGTTATTTTGTCTCGGGGAGCGTGTAGTTTGA
- a CDS encoding LysR family transcriptional regulator, protein MDLRRFITFKTVVEEGSFLRASQKLCCTQSTVTFHIQQLEQELAIPLFEKIGRRMCLTAAGKNVLPHVYDLTKVMASIRQAARQDDEPGGELRVATGETLLAYKMPPVLQRFKQRAPKVRLSLQSLNCYSIRDALLADEVDLGVFYRVGNDDALTMMELGSQPLALVASVDQAPVDFLRPRQHIPLSFIINEPQCVFRQIFESTLRQRGITMENTIELWSIESIKQCVAGNLGVSFLPRFAVEEELKRGTLVELPFSETPLTIHALCAHHAGKAISPAMRVFMQCMQEEQEAR, encoded by the coding sequence ATGGATCTGCGACGCTTTATCACCTTCAAAACGGTTGTCGAAGAAGGATCCTTTCTGCGCGCCTCGCAGAAACTGTGCTGCACCCAGTCCACCGTAACCTTTCATATCCAGCAGCTTGAGCAGGAGCTTGCTATCCCGCTTTTTGAGAAAATTGGCCGACGGATGTGTCTCACCGCCGCCGGTAAAAATGTCCTGCCGCACGTCTACGATCTGACCAAAGTGATGGCGTCGATTCGCCAGGCGGCGCGCCAGGACGATGAACCCGGCGGCGAACTTCGCGTCGCCACTGGTGAAACCTTGCTGGCGTACAAAATGCCGCCGGTGCTGCAGCGTTTTAAGCAACGCGCCCCGAAGGTCCGCCTGTCACTGCAGTCGCTCAATTGCTACAGCATCCGTGATGCGCTGCTCGCTGACGAAGTCGACCTGGGGGTGTTTTACCGGGTTGGCAACGATGATGCGCTCACCATGATGGAACTTGGCTCGCAGCCGCTGGCGCTGGTCGCGTCAGTCGATCAGGCGCCGGTCGACTTCCTGCGCCCGCGGCAGCATATCCCATTGAGCTTTATCATCAACGAGCCCCAGTGCGTGTTCCGGCAGATTTTTGAAAGTACCCTGCGCCAGCGCGGCATTACCATGGAGAACACCATCGAACTGTGGAGTATTGAAAGCATCAAGCAGTGCGTGGCGGGCAATCTGGGGGTGAGTTTTCTGCCGCGCTTTGCGGTAGAGGAGGAACTCAAACGCGGGACGCTGGTCGAGCTGCCGTTCAGCGAGACGCCGCTGACGATCCATGCGCTCTGCGCCCATCACGCCGGGAAAGCAATCAGTCCGGCGATGCGGGTATTCATGCAGTGTATGCAGGAGGAACAAGAGGCGCGCTGA
- the eamB gene encoding cysteine/O-acetylserine transporter: MTPTLISAFLTYTLITALTPGPNNILALSSVTAHGFRRSMRVLAGMSLGFVIIMLICAGLTFTLVTLDEGITSLLRWVGAGYILWLAWHIARSDPASGGQEERPVSFWASLGLQFVNVKIILYGITALSTFVLPVTREPFWLVMISLLLSVIGVAGNLCWALAGQLFQPVFERHGRGLNLLLALLLVWCAVRMFME; this comes from the coding sequence GTGACACCTACCCTGATTAGCGCCTTTTTAACTTACACCCTGATCACCGCCCTGACGCCCGGGCCGAATAATATTCTGGCGCTGAGCAGCGTCACCGCGCACGGCTTTCGACGGAGCATGCGGGTTCTGGCCGGCATGAGCCTGGGGTTTGTGATCATCATGCTGATTTGTGCCGGGCTGACGTTCACTCTCGTTACCCTGGATGAGGGGATAACCTCCCTGCTACGCTGGGTCGGCGCAGGGTATATCCTGTGGCTGGCCTGGCACATTGCCCGCAGCGACCCGGCCAGCGGTGGGCAGGAGGAGCGGCCTGTCAGCTTCTGGGCCAGCCTGGGGCTGCAGTTTGTGAATGTAAAAATTATCCTGTACGGCATCACGGCCCTGTCGACCTTTGTTCTGCCAGTGACTCGCGAGCCATTCTGGCTGGTGATGATAAGCCTGTTGCTATCAGTAATAGGCGTTGCCGGCAATCTTTGCTGGGCGCTGGCCGGTCAGCTGTTTCAGCCGGTGTTCGAACGCCATGGAAGAGGGTTAAATCTGCTGCTGGCGCTGCTGCTGGTCTGGTGCGCGGTACGAATGTTTATGGAATGA
- the lpcA gene encoding D-sedoheptulose 7-phosphate isomerase → MYQDLIRNELNEAAETLANFLQDEANIHAIQRAAVLLADSFKAGGKVLSCGNGGSHCDAMHFAEELTGRYRENRPGYPAIAISDVSHLSCVSNDFGYEYVFSRYVESVGRAGDVLLGISTSGNSGNVIKAIEAARAQGMKVITLTGKDGGKMAGSADVEIRVPHFGYADRIQEIHIKVIHILIMLIEKEMVKG, encoded by the coding sequence ATGTACCAGGATCTTATTCGTAACGAACTGAACGAAGCCGCGGAAACGCTGGCTAACTTTCTGCAGGACGAAGCCAATATCCATGCTATCCAGCGTGCCGCTGTTCTGTTGGCGGATAGCTTTAAGGCGGGTGGGAAAGTGCTGTCCTGTGGTAACGGCGGTTCCCATTGCGATGCGATGCATTTTGCGGAAGAGCTGACCGGTCGTTATCGCGAAAACCGCCCGGGTTACCCGGCCATCGCGATCTCCGACGTCAGCCATCTCTCCTGCGTGAGCAATGATTTTGGCTATGAGTATGTGTTCTCCCGCTATGTTGAATCCGTCGGCCGTGCGGGCGATGTGCTGCTCGGCATCTCCACGTCAGGTAACTCCGGCAACGTGATCAAGGCCATTGAAGCCGCGCGGGCGCAGGGGATGAAAGTGATCACCCTGACCGGTAAAGACGGCGGCAAAATGGCGGGTTCCGCCGACGTTGAAATACGCGTGCCACACTTTGGCTATGCCGACCGCATCCAGGAGATCCACATCAAAGTGATCCATATCCTGATTATGCTGATCGAAAAAGAGATGGTGAAAGGCTAA
- a CDS encoding Na(+)-translocating NADH-quinone reductase subunit A, translated as MIKITKGLDLPIAGMPLQQISPAPAVKRVALLGEEYVGMRPAMAVKEGDRVKKGQILFEDKKTPGVYFTAPASGVVSAIHRGERRVLQSVVIDIEGNDAVAFTRYAADALAELPRDTVQQQLLASGLWTALRTRPFSKTPRPGSVPAAIFVNAMDTNPLAAEPQPIILAERAAFDAGLTVLTRLTDGKVHVCQPSGGKLGGHPAGQVCFNQFSGPHPAGLPGTHIHFLEPVSLNKQVWHLNYQDAIAIGQLFLEGELNCERVIALGGPQVKSPRLVKTTLGASLDDLLAGELEEGENRVISGSVLSGTRAHGPHAFLGRFHLQVSVVREGREKELFGWMMPGKEKFSITRTTLGHFFKRKRFHFSTDTNGGERAMVPIGNYERVMPLDILPTILLRDLLAGDSDSAQALGCLELDEEDLALCTYVCPGKYEYGPALRSVLTQIEQEG; from the coding sequence ATGATTAAAATCACGAAAGGGCTGGATTTGCCCATAGCTGGCATGCCATTACAGCAGATCTCTCCTGCGCCAGCGGTGAAGCGCGTCGCGCTACTCGGCGAAGAGTACGTCGGGATGCGTCCCGCTATGGCGGTCAAAGAGGGCGATCGGGTCAAAAAAGGTCAGATCCTGTTCGAAGATAAAAAGACCCCCGGCGTCTACTTTACCGCCCCGGCGAGCGGGGTTGTCAGCGCCATCCACCGCGGTGAACGGCGCGTTTTACAGTCAGTGGTGATTGATATCGAGGGCAATGACGCGGTGGCCTTTACCCGTTACGCCGCGGACGCACTGGCTGAGCTGCCGCGCGACACCGTACAGCAGCAGCTGCTGGCCTCGGGCCTGTGGACCGCGCTACGCACCCGGCCATTCAGTAAAACGCCGCGCCCGGGCAGCGTGCCCGCCGCTATTTTTGTCAACGCCATGGATACCAATCCGCTGGCGGCGGAGCCGCAGCCGATTATTCTGGCCGAGCGTGCCGCCTTCGATGCCGGTCTTACCGTGCTCACGCGTCTGACCGACGGGAAAGTGCACGTCTGCCAGCCCAGCGGCGGCAAGCTGGGCGGCCATCCTGCCGGCCAGGTCTGTTTTAATCAGTTCTCCGGGCCGCACCCGGCGGGGCTGCCGGGAACCCATATTCACTTTCTGGAGCCGGTGAGCCTGAATAAACAGGTCTGGCACCTCAATTATCAGGATGCGATCGCTATCGGTCAGCTTTTCCTTGAAGGTGAGCTGAACTGCGAACGGGTAATTGCGCTCGGCGGCCCGCAGGTGAAGTCGCCGCGGCTGGTCAAAACGACGCTGGGCGCCAGCCTGGACGATCTGCTGGCGGGCGAGCTAGAGGAGGGGGAAAACCGCGTCATTTCCGGCTCGGTACTTAGCGGTACCCGCGCCCACGGCCCCCACGCTTTCCTCGGGCGTTTCCATCTGCAGGTGAGCGTGGTTCGCGAAGGTCGGGAAAAAGAGCTGTTTGGCTGGATGATGCCGGGCAAAGAGAAGTTCTCGATTACCCGCACTACGCTAGGCCATTTCTTCAAGCGCAAGCGCTTTCATTTCTCCACGGATACTAACGGCGGCGAGCGGGCGATGGTGCCGATCGGCAACTATGAGCGGGTGATGCCGCTGGATATTCTGCCAACCATATTGCTGCGCGATCTGCTGGCCGGCGATAGCGATAGCGCCCAGGCGCTGGGCTGTCTGGAGCTGGATGAAGAAGATCTGGCGCTCTGCACCTACGTTTGTCCGGGCAAATATGAATACGGTCCGGCGCTGCGCAGCGTGTTAACCCAGATTGAGCAGGAAGGATAA
- the fadE gene encoding acyl-CoA dehydrogenase FadE, whose protein sequence is MMILSIVATVVLLGALFYHRVSLLLSSVILLAWTAALGAAGLWNIWLLLPLAIILLPFNFAPMRKSMISAPAFRAFRKVMPPMSRTEKEAIDAGTTWWEGDLFRGNPDWHKLHNYPQPRLTAEEQAFLDGPVEEACRMANDFAITHEMADLPPELWAYLKEHRFFAMIIKKEYGGLEFSAYAQARVLQKLSGVSGILAITVGVPNSLGPGELLQHYGTEEQKNHYLPRLARGLEIPCFALTSPEAGSDAGAIPDTGVVCMGDWQGQQVLGMRLTWNKRYITLAPIATVLGLAFKLSDPDRLLGGEEELGITCALIPTSTPGVEIGRRHFPLNVPFQNGPTRGKDIFVPIDYIIGGPSMAGQGWRMLVECLSVGRGITLPSNATGGLKSVAMATGAYAHIRRQFKISIGKMEGIEEALARIAGNAYVMDAAASLITYGIMLGEKPAVLSAIVKYHCTHRGQRSIIDAMDITGGKGIMLGEGNFLARAYQGAPIAITVEGANILTRSMMIFGQGAIRCHPYVLEEMAAAQNNDLNAYDKLLFKHIGHVGSNKVRSFWLGLTGGRTSSAPTRDATRRYYQQMNRLSANLALLSDVSMAVLGGSLKRRERISARLGDVLSQLYLASAVLKRYDDEGRNEADLPLVHWGVQDALHQAEQAIDDLLKNFPNRLVAGAMRVAIFPTGRHHHAPSDKLDHKVAKILQVPSATRSRIGRGQYLTPSEHNPVGLLEEALLEVMAADPIHQRICKELGKNLPFTRLDELAHNALAKGLINQEEAAILTRAEHSRLRSINVDDFAPEELATKPVKLPEKVRKVEAA, encoded by the coding sequence ATGATGATTTTGAGTATTGTTGCAACCGTCGTTTTACTCGGTGCGCTCTTCTATCACCGGGTCAGCCTGCTGCTCAGCAGTGTGATTTTGCTCGCCTGGACCGCGGCGCTCGGCGCGGCCGGACTGTGGAATATCTGGCTGCTGCTGCCGCTGGCCATTATTTTGTTGCCGTTCAACTTTGCCCCCATGCGTAAATCGATGATTTCCGCACCGGCATTTCGCGCTTTCCGCAAGGTGATGCCGCCGATGTCGCGTACGGAAAAAGAAGCCATCGACGCCGGCACCACCTGGTGGGAAGGCGATCTGTTCCGCGGCAACCCGGACTGGCACAAGCTGCATAACTATCCGCAGCCGCGCCTGACCGCCGAAGAGCAAGCTTTCCTCGACGGCCCGGTGGAAGAGGCCTGCCGGATGGCTAACGACTTCGCCATCACCCACGAAATGGCCGATCTGCCGCCCGAGCTGTGGGCCTATCTGAAAGAGCACCGCTTCTTCGCGATGATTATCAAGAAAGAGTATGGCGGGCTTGAGTTCTCCGCTTACGCTCAGGCACGAGTGCTACAGAAACTTTCTGGCGTCTCCGGCATCCTGGCGATCACCGTCGGCGTCCCAAACTCGCTGGGCCCGGGCGAACTGCTGCAGCATTACGGTACCGAAGAACAGAAGAATCATTATCTGCCGCGTCTGGCGCGCGGCCTGGAAATCCCCTGCTTCGCACTGACCAGTCCGGAAGCGGGCTCTGACGCCGGCGCTATTCCGGATACCGGCGTGGTGTGCATGGGCGACTGGCAGGGTCAACAGGTGCTGGGGATGCGCCTGACCTGGAACAAACGCTATATCACGCTGGCGCCAATCGCCACCGTGCTGGGGCTGGCCTTCAAACTCTCTGACCCGGACCGTTTGCTGGGCGGCGAGGAAGAGCTGGGCATCACCTGCGCGCTGATCCCCACCTCAACGCCGGGCGTGGAAATTGGCCGTCGCCACTTCCCGCTGAACGTCCCGTTCCAGAACGGCCCAACCCGCGGCAAGGATATCTTCGTGCCGATCGATTACATCATCGGCGGCCCGAGCATGGCCGGTCAGGGCTGGCGCATGCTGGTTGAATGTCTGTCCGTGGGCCGCGGCATTACCCTGCCTTCCAACGCCACCGGCGGCCTGAAATCCGTCGCCATGGCGACCGGCGCCTACGCCCACATTCGCCGTCAGTTCAAAATCTCGATCGGCAAAATGGAAGGGATTGAAGAGGCGCTGGCGCGCATCGCGGGTAACGCCTATGTGATGGACGCCGCGGCGTCGCTGATCACCTACGGCATTATGCTCGGCGAGAAACCGGCAGTGCTGTCCGCGATTGTGAAATATCACTGTACCCACCGCGGCCAGCGCTCCATTATCGACGCGATGGATATTACCGGCGGGAAAGGCATTATGCTGGGCGAAGGTAACTTCCTCGCCCGGGCTTACCAGGGCGCGCCGATCGCCATCACCGTTGAAGGCGCCAACATTCTGACCCGCAGCATGATGATCTTCGGTCAGGGGGCTATTCGCTGCCACCCTTACGTGCTGGAAGAGATGGCCGCCGCGCAGAATAACGACCTGAACGCCTACGATAAGCTGCTGTTCAAACACATCGGCCATGTCGGCAGTAACAAAGTCCGGAGTTTCTGGCTGGGCCTGACCGGCGGACGCACCAGCAGCGCGCCGACCCGTGACGCCACCCGTCGTTACTATCAGCAAATGAACCGTCTGAGTGCCAACCTCGCGCTGCTGTCAGACGTGTCGATGGCGGTACTGGGCGGCAGCCTCAAGCGTCGCGAACGTATCTCCGCGCGTCTGGGGGATGTGTTAAGCCAGCTGTATCTGGCCTCGGCGGTGCTGAAACGCTATGACGATGAAGGACGCAATGAAGCCGATCTGCCGCTGGTTCACTGGGGAGTGCAGGATGCGCTGCACCAGGCTGAACAGGCCATCGACGATCTGCTGAAAAACTTCCCCAACCGTCTGGTGGCAGGTGCGATGCGTGTGGCCATCTTCCCGACCGGGCGTCATCATCATGCGCCGTCGGATAAGCTGGACCATAAAGTCGCTAAAATTCTGCAGGTGCCCAGCGCCACTCGCTCCCGCATCGGTCGCGGTCAGTACCTGACGCCGAGCGAGCATAACCCGGTTGGTCTGCTGGAAGAGGCGCTGCTGGAAGTGATGGCGGCCGATCCTATCCACCAGCGGATCTGCAAAGAGTTGGGTAAAAACCTGCCGTTCACCCGTCTGGATGAGCTGGCACACAACGCGCTGGCCAAAGGATTAATAAATCAGGAAGAAGCCGCTATTCTGACCCGCGCAGAGCACAGTCGCTTGCGCAGCATCAACGTCGACGACTTTGCGCCAGAGGAGCTGGCGACAAAGCCGGTAAAGCTGCCGGAAAAAGTTCGCAAAGTTGAAGCCGCATAA
- the dpaA gene encoding peptidoglycan meso-diaminopimelic acid protein amidase yields the protein MRKIALFIAMLLLPCVSFAGLLSSNSPTTPVSKEYKQQLMGSPVYIEIFKEERMLDLYVKMGETYQLLDSYRICNYSGGLGPKQRQGDFKSPEGFYSVTRSQLKPDSRFYKAINIGFPNAYDRAHGYEGKYLMIHGDCVSVGCYAMTDSGIDEIFQFVTGALVFGQPSVQVSIYPFRMTNANMERHKYSYYADFWKQLKPGYDYFQQTHKPPIVSVTDGRYVVSKPLSHEVVQPQLASNYTLPETK from the coding sequence ATGCGCAAAATCGCATTATTTATTGCGATGCTTCTGTTGCCGTGCGTGTCATTTGCCGGGCTGCTCAGCAGCAATAGCCCGACGACGCCGGTTAGCAAAGAATACAAGCAGCAATTAATGGGTTCACCGGTTTACATTGAGATCTTTAAAGAAGAGCGCATGCTCGACCTTTACGTCAAAATGGGTGAAACCTACCAGCTCCTCGACAGCTATCGGATCTGCAACTATTCCGGTGGCCTGGGTCCGAAACAGCGTCAGGGTGATTTCAAGAGTCCGGAAGGGTTCTATAGCGTCACCCGCAGCCAGCTCAAACCCGACAGCCGCTTCTATAAAGCCATTAACATCGGCTTCCCGAACGCCTACGATCGCGCCCATGGTTATGAAGGGAAATACCTGATGATCCATGGCGACTGCGTCTCAGTCGGCTGCTACGCCATGACCGACAGCGGGATCGATGAGATCTTCCAGTTTGTGACCGGCGCCTTAGTCTTCGGCCAGCCAAGCGTGCAGGTGAGTATCTATCCGTTCCGCATGACCAACGCCAATATGGAACGCCACAAATACTCCTACTATGCAGATTTCTGGAAACAGCTTAAGCCTGGCTATGACTATTTCCAGCAGACCCACAAACCGCCGATTGTGTCAGTGACTGACGGCCGCTATGTGGTAAGCAAGCCGCTCAGCCACGAGGTTGTTCAGCCGCAGCTGGCCTCAAACTACACGCTCCCCGAGACAAAATAA
- a CDS encoding AI-2E family transporter, with amino-acid sequence MDNNNLLLIEKRLVTRFLDMFIRFGLILALASFCFTVFSPFINMMLWALILAVALYPLHQYFAGLLAGKQGLASVVLVLLGILLIVIPTVLMITSLAESASAMIDKMGSQSFTIPPPSSRIAALPIIGERLSALWMRASVDLPGLLSNYRSQIGDIAKQFLSILASMGGGLIGFIISFIVSGIMMAWGAAGAISAQRIAIRITDENKGVTLTRLCTSTIRAVAQGVIGVALIQALLVGVIMLMASIPAVGIFFILALILGIAQVPVILVTAPAIALMWSLGTHSTGMDIFYTILLIVAGMADNVLKPLLLGRGVDAPMPVVLLGALGGMASNGILGMFLGATLLAIGYRIFMTWVNEGQPALPQDK; translated from the coding sequence ATGGATAATAATAATCTGCTGTTGATTGAAAAACGGCTGGTCACCCGCTTTCTCGATATGTTTATTCGGTTTGGGCTTATTCTGGCGCTGGCCTCATTCTGTTTTACCGTCTTTTCTCCCTTTATCAATATGATGCTCTGGGCGCTGATCCTCGCCGTGGCGCTCTATCCCTTACATCAATATTTTGCCGGATTGTTAGCGGGCAAACAGGGACTGGCGTCAGTGGTGCTGGTGTTGTTAGGTATTTTACTGATCGTCATCCCCACGGTGCTGATGATCACCTCGCTGGCGGAAAGCGCCAGCGCCATGATAGACAAGATGGGCAGCCAGAGCTTTACCATTCCCCCGCCCTCCTCGCGCATTGCCGCGTTACCGATCATTGGCGAACGGCTTAGCGCCCTGTGGATGAGAGCTTCCGTCGATCTCCCGGGACTGCTCAGTAATTACCGCTCGCAAATCGGCGACATTGCCAAACAGTTTCTCAGTATTTTGGCCAGCATGGGCGGCGGGCTGATTGGCTTTATTATTTCGTTTATCGTCTCGGGAATTATGATGGCCTGGGGCGCAGCGGGCGCCATCAGCGCCCAGCGTATTGCCATCCGTATTACCGATGAAAATAAAGGCGTGACCCTCACCCGCCTGTGCACCAGCACCATCCGCGCGGTCGCCCAGGGCGTCATCGGGGTGGCATTGATCCAGGCGCTGCTGGTCGGCGTGATCATGCTGATGGCCAGCATTCCCGCCGTCGGGATCTTCTTTATTCTGGCCCTGATCCTCGGCATTGCCCAGGTGCCGGTGATCCTGGTGACGGCCCCGGCCATTGCGCTAATGTGGAGTCTCGGCACCCACAGTACCGGCATGGATATCTTCTACACCATCCTGCTGATCGTCGCCGGCATGGCCGATAACGTCCTCAAACCTCTGCTGCTGGGGCGCGGAGTCGACGCGCCAATGCCGGTAGTGCTGCTGGGCGCCCTCGGCGGAATGGCCTCTAACGGCATTCTCGGTATGTTTCTCGGCGCCACCCTGCTGGCCATCGGTTATCGGATCTTCATGACCTGGGTAAATGAAGGGCAACCCGCCCTGCCGCAGGATAAATAA
- a CDS encoding NADH:ubiquinone reductase (Na(+)-transporting) subunit B, translating into MGLKHLIEKLEPHFTHGGKLEKYYPLYEAAATIFYTPGQVTRGAAHVRDAIDLKRMMILVWFAVFPAMFWGMYNVGLQTIPALHKLYGAEQLQQVIANNWHYSVAQWLGVSFSADAGWLSMMTLGAVFFLPIYITVFIVGGFWEVLFAIVRKHEINEGFFVTSILFALIVPPTLPLWQAALGISFGVVIAKEIFGGTGRNFLNPALAGRAFLFFAYPAQISGDLVWTAADGFSGATPLSQWASGGGEALVNVATGIPVSWMDAFLGNIPGSIGEVSTLMILIGGAIILFGRVASWRIVAGVMIGMIATATLFNVIGSDTNPMFSMPWYWHLVLGGFAFGMMFMATDPVSASFTDKGKWSYGVLIGVMCVLIRVVNPAYPEGMMLAILFANLFAPLFDYLVVQANIKRRKSRG; encoded by the coding sequence ATGGGCTTAAAGCACCTGATTGAGAAACTTGAGCCGCATTTCACGCATGGCGGCAAGCTGGAAAAATATTACCCGCTGTATGAAGCGGCTGCGACCATCTTCTACACGCCGGGGCAGGTCACCCGCGGCGCGGCGCACGTGCGCGACGCCATCGACCTCAAGCGGATGATGATCCTCGTGTGGTTTGCCGTATTCCCGGCGATGTTCTGGGGCATGTACAACGTTGGGCTGCAGACCATTCCGGCGCTGCACAAACTGTACGGCGCCGAACAGCTGCAGCAGGTGATCGCCAACAACTGGCATTACAGCGTCGCCCAGTGGTTAGGGGTCAGCTTCAGCGCTGACGCCGGCTGGCTGAGCATGATGACCCTGGGCGCGGTCTTCTTCCTGCCGATCTATATCACCGTTTTTATCGTCGGCGGCTTCTGGGAAGTGCTGTTCGCGATTGTGCGCAAACATGAGATCAACGAAGGCTTTTTCGTTACCTCAATTCTCTTCGCGCTGATTGTGCCGCCTACGCTGCCGCTATGGCAGGCGGCGCTGGGGATCTCCTTTGGGGTGGTGATCGCCAAAGAGATTTTCGGCGGTACCGGGCGCAACTTCCTCAACCCGGCGCTGGCGGGGCGCGCGTTCCTGTTCTTCGCCTACCCGGCGCAGATTTCCGGCGATCTCGTGTGGACGGCGGCGGATGGTTTCTCCGGCGCCACGCCGCTCTCCCAGTGGGCCAGCGGCGGCGGTGAAGCGCTGGTTAACGTCGCGACCGGCATCCCGGTGAGCTGGATGGACGCCTTCCTCGGCAACATTCCTGGCTCAATTGGCGAAGTCTCCACGCTGATGATCCTGATCGGCGGCGCGATCATTCTCTTTGGCCGCGTCGCGTCCTGGCGCATCGTCGCCGGGGTGATGATCGGCATGATCGCCACCGCCACCCTGTTTAACGTTATCGGCTCCGATACCAACCCGATGTTCTCGATGCCGTGGTACTGGCATCTGGTGCTCGGCGGCTTTGCCTTCGGCATGATGTTTATGGCGACGGACCCGGTATCCGCCTCGTTTACCGATAAAGGGAAATGGAGTTACGGCGTGCTGATCGGCGTGATGTGCGTGCTGATCCGCGTGGTGAACCCGGCTTATCCGGAAGGGATGATGCTGGCGATCCTCTTCGCCAACCTCTTCGCACCGCTGTTCGATTACCTGGTGGTGCAGGCCAATATTAAGCGGAGGAAGTCGCGTGGCTGA
- a CDS encoding amidohydrolase encodes MPGLKITLLQQPLVWMDGPANLRHFDRQLEGIIGRDVIVLPEMFTTGFAMEAAKQSLPEADVVEWMHARAAQTQALIAGSAALQTEHGAVNRFLLVEPDGTVHHYDKRHLFRMADEHHHYEAGDRRVVFEWRGWRILPLVCYDLRFPVWSRNLNDYDLALYVANWPAPRSLHWQSLLVARAIENQAYVAGCNRVGTDGNGHHYRGDSRIISPQGEIVATADPHQATRLDAELSLAALQEYREKFPAWRDADPFTLG; translated from the coding sequence GTGCCTGGCCTGAAAATTACGCTGTTGCAACAACCGCTGGTCTGGATGGACGGCCCTGCCAACCTGCGCCATTTTGATCGCCAACTGGAAGGGATTATTGGGCGCGATGTCATTGTTTTACCGGAGATGTTCACCACCGGCTTTGCCATGGAAGCGGCAAAACAGTCTTTACCCGAAGCCGACGTGGTGGAGTGGATGCATGCCCGGGCCGCGCAAACCCAGGCGCTGATTGCCGGCAGCGCAGCGCTGCAAACCGAACACGGCGCTGTTAACCGCTTCCTGCTGGTCGAGCCCGACGGTACGGTGCACCATTATGATAAACGGCACCTGTTCCGTATGGCCGATGAACACCATCATTATGAGGCTGGTGACCGACGCGTGGTCTTTGAATGGCGCGGATGGCGTATCCTGCCGCTGGTCTGTTACGACCTGCGCTTTCCGGTATGGTCGCGTAATCTGAACGACTATGATTTGGCGCTGTATGTTGCCAACTGGCCGGCGCCGCGCTCCCTGCACTGGCAGTCGCTGCTGGTCGCCCGCGCTATCGAGAACCAGGCCTATGTCGCCGGCTGTAACCGGGTCGGTACTGACGGTAACGGCCATCATTACCGCGGCGATAGCCGGATTATCAGTCCCCAGGGGGAGATTGTCGCCACTGCCGATCCGCATCAGGCCACCCGTCTTGATGCCGAATTGTCGCTGGCTGCCCTCCAGGAATATCGCGAAAAATTTCCCGCCTGGCGCGATGCCGATCCTTTTACCCTCGGTTAA